One genomic region from Yamadazyma tenuis chromosome 4, complete sequence encodes:
- a CDS encoding uncharacterized protein (CAZy:GH115; EggNog:ENOG503NZD2; COG:O) → MYWFWCFLSIVTASIVFEEYDETIPIYTNASTSRLVFDPADWPGVIRAAHDLRKDFEAVTGKKALQVANDTLEYCSKSPTIIIGTIGNSSIIDNLVKNNLIDIRAIEHKWESYIITHIKGCNTVVVAGSDKRGTIFGIYTISGMIGVSPWYFWADVPIESHSSVYFNTSAPIVSGEPSVKYRGIFINDEEPSLSTWVNRNFDQGNYTHYVHEFYFKVFELLLRQKANLLWPAMWKAMFGLDDGLNQYWADYYGIVMSTSHTEPLQRASNEWLYEGEGSWDYTTNEKNITEYWKDGIARGKAYEGVWVEGMRGLGDTAMSDGVESALLEKIIAHQRDLLVEGFGEGTNISTIPQVWCLYKEVQSYYQKGMSVPDDIILLWVDDNWGNIRRLPQGDETSRSGGAGIYYHFDYVGDPRNYKWINTVSLTRTWEQMHMAYERQAREFWVVNVGDLKGLEVPIAYFLDLAYDYDQWGQVNKVPTWTRKWAEQQFGEFAPDIVIDEISDIVEEYSFLAGRLKYELLDRDTYTLLNYNEAQMVLDTWKTLSDRAWNVYNNSLSKAAKPAFFEMILHPCHAGYIVHDLHITAGKNDLYTSQQRNQASSSADHVKEAFQDDFNWKKKWDALLDGKWKNMMDQPHLSYSYWQNPMRDVMPAVSEILLETEAMSGSGGLTIDGALGVVPGDDVHNGATYNNNTLIFPELNPYSGNTWIEVFSRGYEDFEFKVTPWNDYVSVTPSSGIINASNQSLWNSIFLNVSVDWDQVDDGFHLEFLNFTTNSSTYFYTIPTILNLPINKTENVTSFTGYIESQGYVSIEAEHTTANISQNDTYFLTIPRFGRTLSGVTLYPINSESQVATEDASYLEYDFYAFSGSNVTNVTLIFSPSLNVNPFRPLRYGVAVDDDEPEDIQIYEDNTDPTAYPVGWEEAVAANAWTRNTTHDVDAGPHTLKVWLLEPGVVLQKIVIDFGGARPSYLGPPESYFLEEE, encoded by the coding sequence ATGTATTGGTTCTGGTGTTTTTTGTCCATTGTGACAGCCTCAATTGTATTTGAGGAATACGATGAGACAATTCCCATCTATACCAACGCCAGTACATCTCGATTGGTGTTTGACCCAGCTGACTGGCCTGGAGTTATTAGGGCTGCTCACGACTTGAGAAAAGATTTTGAAGCTGTTACTGGCAAAAAGGCCCTTCAGGTGGCCAATGATACCTTGGAGTACTGCTCCAAGTCACCTACTATTATTATTGGAACAATTGGTAATTCTCTGATAATTGACAATCTTGTTAAAAATAACCTCATCGACATCAGGGCCATTGAACACAAATGGGAATCTTACATTATCACCCATATCAAGGGCTGTAATACTGTAGTGGTAGCGGGAAGTGATAAAAGAGGAACTATCTTTGGAATCTACACCATTTCTGGGATGATTGGGGTGAGTCCATGGTATTTTTGGGCAGATGTCCCCATCGAGTCGCACTCGTCGGTatacttcaacacctcAGCACCAATAGTTAGTGGAGAACCCAGTGTCAAGTACAGAGGGATTTTCATCAACGATGAGGAACCTTCATTATCTACCTGGGTGAACCGCAATTTTGATCAGGGAAACTACACCCACTATGTTCATGAGTTCTACTTCAAAGTGTTCGAGCTCTTGTTGAGACAGAAAGCCAATCTCTTGTGGCCAGCCATGTGGAAAGCCATGTTCGGGCTCGATGACGGTTTAAACCAATACTGGGCTGACTACTATGGGATTGTGATGTCCACTTCTCATACTGAGCCCTTACAACGGGCTTCCAATGAATGGTTATATGAGGGTGAAGGTTCGTGGGACTATACTACCAACGAAAAGAATATCACCGAATACTGGAAAGACGGTATTGCTCGAGGAAAAGCTTACGAAGGGGTTTGGGTTGAAGGTATGCGTGGTCTTGGAGATACCGCTATGTCAGACGGAGTCGAGTCTGCTTTGCTTGAGAAGATTATTGCTCACCAGAGAGACTTATTGGTAGaaggatttggagaagGCACCAACATCTCGACTATTCCCCAggtttggtgtttgtaCAAAGAAGTGCAAAGCTATTATCAGAAGGGAATGCTGGTACCTGACGATATCATATTGCTTTGGGTGGACGACAATTGGGGAAATATTAGAAGACTTCCTCAGGGAGATGAGACCTCCAGAAGTGGAGGAGCAGGAATATACTACCATTTCGATTATGTGGGAGACCCCCGCAACTATAAGTGGATCAACACTGTTTCACTAACACGGACATGGGAGCAGATGCACATGGCGTACGAAAGACAAGCTCGGGAGTTCTGGGTGGTCAACGTTGGTGATTTGAAAGGCTTGGAAGTGCCCATAGCATACTTTCTTGACTTGGCCTACGACTACGACCAGTGGGGACAAGTCAACAAGGTACCCACTTGGACTCGAAAGTGGGCTGAACAGCAGTTTGGAGAATTTGCTCCAGATATCGTTATAGATGAAATCTCAgacattgttgaagagtATTCGTTTTTGGCTGGACGTCTCAAGTATGAGCTCTTGGACAGGGACACCTACACGTTGCTCAACTACAACGAAGCCCAAATGGTCCTTGACACTTGGAAAACCCTCTCCGACAGGGCTTGGAATGTTTACAATAACAGTCTTTCAAAGGCTGCTAAACCGGCGTTCTTTGAGATGATTTTGCACCCATGCCATGCGGGATACATTGTTCATGATTTGCACATCACAGCTGGTAAGAATGACCTTTATACTTCTCAACAGCGTAACCAGGCTTCTTCTAGTGCTGATCATGTAAAAGAGGCCTTTCAAGACGATTTtaattggaagaaaaaatGGGATGCATTGCTCGACGGTAAATGGAAAAATATGATGGACCAACCACATCTTAGCTATTCTTACTGGCAGAACCCAATGCGAGACGTAATGCCTGCAGTATCAGAGATATTGCTTGAAACTGAAGCTATGAGTGGTTCAGGCGGACTTACCATTGATGGTGCCCTTGGAGTGGTTCCTGGTGATGATGTGCACAATGGAGCTACttacaacaacaataccTTGATATTTCCCGAGCTCAACCCGTATTCTGGAAACACGTGGATTGAAGTTTTTAGTAGAGGCTATGAGGATTTTGAGTTCAAGGTAACTCCGTGGAACGATTATGTTAGTGTGACACCTTCCAGTGGAATTATTAATGCTTCCAACCAATCGTTGTGGAATTCGATCTTCTTGAATGTTAGTGTTGACTGGGATCAGGTGGACGACGGGTTCCACTTggaattcttgaacttcaccaccaacagTTCCACCTACTTCTACACGATTCCTACCATTTTGAACTTACCCATCAATAAAACAGAGAATGTCACCTCATTCACTGGGTATATCGAGTCACAAGGATATGTTTCTATTGAAGCCGAGCACACCACTGCAAACATTTCACAGAACGACACTTACTTCTTGACGATTCCCCGGTTTGGAAGAACCTTATCTGGGGTGACCCTTTACCCAATTAATAGTGAGTCTCAAGTTGCGACCGAAGATGCGCTGTACTTGGAGTATGATTTCTATGCCTTCAGTGGATCCAACGTCACAAATGTTACATTGATATTCTCGCCCAGTCTCAACGTGAACCCTTTCCGGCCTTTACGTTACGGCGTGGCTGTAGATGATGACGAACCAGAAGATATCCAGATTTACGAAGATAACACAGACCCCACTGCGTATCCGGTTGGATGGGAAGAGGCTGTGGCAGCCAATGCATGGACCCGAAACACGACACATGACGTGGATGCGGGACCACACACCTTGAAGGTGTGGCTTTTGGAGCCTGGGGTGGTGTTGCAGAAAATAGTgattgattttggtggtgccaGGCCAAGTTATCTCGGGCCGCCAGAAAGTTATTTTCTTGAGGAAGAGTGA
- a CDS encoding uncharacterized protein (COG:E; EggNog:ENOG503NUEI), which yields MPTEKQYFPLDGYTKSFWLGLEDQEEFSSHRTTRELPSEVDVLVIGSGYAGASTAHYLLHQDPALRVALYEARTACSGATGRNGGHVKPYYHRNYDLYLQMLGEKGAAEVVNSEYDHLWAIKKIVDDNNIDCDFFLTRACDVYPDKEDSRVARDLEAAKSMLANPHIYPEMKKQFQIFHGAAARMISKSPQTDIAFTYPAASCWPWKLFISILKMCVAKGLNLQTNTLVTKVTSTDNGKWVVHTPRGTTICGKVVYCTNGYTKGLLEEFSNTIVPQRGVCCSIEAADKDHTPHLTNTYGLFTSRPNSDYLINRPDGTIIVGGRDESLIKPNGDISGWFDCVDDTYVDEVSKAEFKDYMKKRFSTWENTDSDVSKIWSGILGFTNDYLPYVGELDVIGKKGCYIVAGFHGHGMPRVLFSAKAVATCITQNKKVHELEYTIPKGFFVSKERIEKPNVYEQGIHKFVKEHYDAKL from the coding sequence ATGCCCACAGAAAAACAGTATTTCCCCTTGGACGGTTACACCAAGTCTTTTTGGTTAGgtcttgaagatcaagaagagtTTTCGTCCCACAGAACCACCCGCGAACTTCCCCTGGAAGTTGACGTGTTGGTGATAGGATCCGGTTATGCAGGAGCTTCCACTGCCCACTACCTCTTGCACCAGGATCCGGCGTTAAGGGTCGCGTTGTATGAAGCCCGCACCGCGTGCTCGGGCGCCACGGGCCGTAATGGCGGGCATGTCAAGCCCTACTACCACCGCAACTACGATCTCTACCTCCAGATGTTGGGTGAGAAGGGCGCGGCTGAGGTCGTCAACTCAGAGTACGACCATTTGTGGGCTATCAAGAAAATCGTTGACGACAATAATATCGACTGTGATTTTTTTTTAACCAGAGCCTGTGATGTGTACCCTGATAAAGAGGATTCTCGTGTCGCCAGAGACCTAGAGGCTGCGAAAAGTATGTTGGCCAATCCGCACATTTATCCggagatgaagaaacagTTTCAGATTTTCCACGGCGCGGCTGCAAGAATGATCTCCAAATCTCCTCAAACTGACATAGCTTTTACATATCCTGCTGCCAGCTGCTGGCCATGGAAGTTGTTCATTTCAATCTTAAAGATGTGTGTAGCCAAGGGCTTGAATCTTCAGACAAACACTTTGGTCACCAAAGTGACGTCCACTGACAATGGCAAATGGGTGGTTCATACTCCCCGTGGAACCACTATTTGTGGTAAAGTGGTCTACTGCACAAATGGATACACAAAGGGATTGTTGGAGGAGTTTTCAAATACAATTGTGCCACAAAGAGGCGTTTGTTGCAGTATAGAGGCTGCTGACAAAGATCATACCCCACATTTGACAAACACCTATGGTCTCTTTACCTCCAGACCAAATAGTGACTATCTCATCAACAGACCTGATGGGACCATCATTGTGGGGGGCCGTGATGAGTCTTTGATCAAGCCAAACGGGGATATTTCTGGGTGGTTTGACTGTGTGGACGATACTTATGTTGACGAGGTATCCAAGGCAGAGTTTAAGGATTACATGAAGAAGCGGTTTTCGACGTGGGAGAACACCGACTCCGACGTCAGCAAAATCTGGTCTGGGATCTTGGGCTTCACCAACGACTATTTGCCGTATGTGGGAGAGTTGGATGTCATTGGTAAGAAAGGCTGCTACATCGTTGCGGGATTCCACGGCCATGGTATGCCCCGAGTTCTTTTCAGTGCTAAGGCAGTTGCCACATGTATCACACAGAACAAGAAGGTCCATGAGCTTGAGTACACAATTCCAAAGGGGTTCTTTGTGAGTAAGGAGAGAATAGAGAAGCCAAATGTGTATGAGCAAGGTATCCACAAGTTCGTCAAGGAACACTATGACGCAAAGTTGTGA
- the FOX2 gene encoding bifunctional hydroxyacyl-CoA dehydrogenase/enoyl-CoA hydratase fox2 (EggNog:ENOG503NV6Q; COG:Q), whose product MSEISFKDKVVVVTGAGGALGKHYCLEYAKRGAKVVVNDLGFKNGVSEAANKVVDEIKALGGIAVADYHNVLEGEKIIETAVKNFGTIHILINNAGILRDAQFKKMTPEQYQLIIDVHLNGAYKCTQAAWPYFRKQEYGRIVNTASPAGLYGNFGQANYSAAKSGLIGFAETLAKEGAKYNITANVIAPLARSPMTEGILPESILVQLGPEKIAPLVLYLTHEGVEANGQIFELAAGFYSQIRWQRSGGALFKPDSTFGAELVAKKFEEIVDFDDSSRPELLKNQNPHMVNDYLSLNEAARALKENDLSGAPKISLKDKVVLITGAGAGLGRDYALFFAKYGAKVVVNDFADPSKVVEEIKAAGGEAHGDQHDVGTQYTEIIDNVISKYGTIDVLVNNAGILRDKSFAKMTDKEWYQVQQVHLNGTFHLTRLAWPHFLEKKFGRVINISSTSGIYGNFGQTNYATAKAAIIGFSKTIAIEGAKSNIKVNTVAPHAETAMTLTIFSESDKNLYPPELVAPLLVFLASDDVPCTGELFEGGGGWIGNTRWQRSKGVVCKDKVVTPEFIRDNYSKIIDFTESSNPKSTGESSMEILSAVDPDEDDEDEEEEEDDDEEEIEAEPEFSYTDREVILYNIAVGAKAKELKYVYENDSDFQVVPTFGHLVIFNSPASMAFSKLLKNFNAMFLLHGEHYIKLEQYPIPTEAKVKTTFSPLAVTQKGTNTVVVQGSKSVDTETGELVFSNEATFFIRNCEGETKTYGERKTFATSLFTAPKSAPDFEATIPVSEDLAALYRLTGDRNPLHIDPAFAAGAKFDKPILHGMGTYGLSAKVLLDRFGAFDEIKARFTGIVFPGETLKVVAWKQGDVVIFQTHVVERGTIAINNAAIKLLGNKANL is encoded by the coding sequence ATGTCGGAaatatctttcaaagacaaaGTCGTCGTGGTCACCGGTGCTGGAGGTGCATTGGGTAAGCACTACTGCTTGGAGTACGCCAAGCGTGGGGccaaggtggtggtgaatgaTTTGGGATTCAAAAACGGTGTATCCGAGGCTGCCAACAAGGTAGTAGACGAAATCAAGGCGTTGGGAGGAATTGCTGTTGCCGACTACCACAACGTGTTGGAGGGTGAAAAGATCATCGAGACTGCCGTCAAGAACTTCGGCACCATCCatatcttgatcaacaatGCTGGTATTCTCAGGGACGCTcagttcaagaaaatgacCCCAGAACAGTACCAACTTATTATTGACGTCCACTTAAACGGAGCCTACAAGTGCACACAAGCAGCGTGGCCTTACTTTAGAAAGCAGGAGTATGGTAGAATTGTCAACACCGCTTCTCCCGCTGGGTTGTACGGGAATTTTGGACAGGCCAACTACTCGGCTGCTAAATCGGGATTGATTGGTTTTGCCGAAACCTTGGCCAAGGAAGGTGCCAAGTACAACATTACTGCCAACGTCATTGCTCCATTGGCCAGATCTCCCATGACAGAAGGAATCTTGCCGGAGTCGATTTTGGTGCAATTGGGTCCTGAAAAAATCGCTCCTTTGGTGTTATACTTGACCCATGAGGGCGTGGAAGCCAACGGgcaaatctttgaattggCGGCTGGATTCTACTCGCAGATCAGATGGCAGAGATCTGGTGGTGCTCTCTTCAAGCCAGACCTGACTTTTGGTGCCGAATTGGTGGCTaagaagtttgaagaaattgtcGATTTCGACGATTCTTCCAGACccgagttgttgaagaaccagaacccaCACATGGTCAACGACTATTTGTCGTTGAACGAGGCGGCCCGGGCCTTGAAGGAAAATGACCTTTCCGGTGCTCCTAAAATCTCCTTGAAGGACAAGGTTGTCTTGATCactggtgctggtgctggcTTGGGTAGAGACTATGCTTTGTTCTTTGCCAAGTACGGAGCCAAGGTGGTTGTCAATGACTTTGCCGACCCTTCCaaggttgttgaagagatCAAGGCCGCCGGTGGTGAAGCTCATGGTGACCAACATGATGTGGGTACTCAGTACACCGAAATCATCGATAACGTTATCAGCAAGTACGGCACCATCGATgttttggtcaacaacGCCGGGATTTTGAGAGACAAGTCGTTTGCCAAGATGACCGACAAGGAATGGTACCAGGTGCAACAAGTTCACTTGAACGGTACTTTTCACTTGACCAGATTGGCCTGGCCTcactttttggaaaagaaatTTGGTAGAGTTATCAAcatttcttccacttcGGGTATTTACGGTAACTTTGGCCAAACCAACTATGCCACTGCCAAGGCAGCCATCATTGGTTTCTCCAAGACCATTGCCATTGAAGGGGCCAAGAGCAACATCAAGGTTAACACTGTTGCTCCACACGCCGAAACCGCTATGACATTGACCATTTTCAGCGAATCtgacaagaacttgtacCCACCAGAATTGGTTGCTCCattgttggtgttcttAGCATCTGATGATGTTCCATGTACTGGAGAATTATTcgaaggtggtggtggttggaTTGGTAACACCAGATGGCAAAGATCCAAGGGAGTTGTATGCAAAGATAAGGTTGTCACTCCCGAATTCATCAGAGACAACTACTCCAAGATCATCGACTTTACTGAATCTTCTAACCCCAAGAGCACTGGTGAATCTTCCATGGAGATTTTGAGTGCGGTTGACCcagatgaagatgatgaagatgaagaggaagaagaagatgatgatgaagaagagattgaagcTGAACCTGAATTCTCCTACACTGACAGGGAAGTTATTTTGTATAACATTGCTGTTGGTGCCAAGGCTAAGGAGTTGAAGTATGTGTATGAAAACGATAGTGATTTCCAGGTGGTTCCAACCTTTGGACACTTGGTGATTTTCAACTCGCCTGCTTCAATGGCTTTCAGCAAgctcttgaagaacttcaacgCAATGTTTTTGTTACACGGAGAGCATTACATTAAGTTGGAACAatatccaattccaaccGAAGCCAAGGTGAAGACCACGTTCAGCCCATTGGCCGTCACTCAAAAAGGAACCAATACAGTTGTTGTGCAAGGGTCCAAGTCGGTTGACACTGAAACCGGAGAATTGGTGTTCTCCAACGAAGCAACTTTCTTTATTAGAAACTGTGAAGGTGAAACCAAGACGTACGGGGAAAGAAAAACCTTTGCTACTTCTTTATTCACAGCACCAAAATCTGCTCCAGACTTTGAGGCCACTATTCCCGTTTCTGAAGATTTAGCTGCATTGTACAGATTGACTGGAGACAGGAACCCATTGCACATTGACCCAGCTTTTGCAGCGGGTgccaagtttgacaagCCAATCTTACACGGTATGGGAACTTACGGTTTAAGTGCCaaggtgttgttggatcgttttggtgcttttgatgaaatcaaggcCAGATTCACCGGAATCGTCTTCCCAGGCGAAAccttgaaggtggtggcCTGGAAGCAAGGAGACGTTGTCATTTTCCAAACTCATGTTGTTGAGAGAGGAACCAttgccatcaacaatgcTGCCATCAAATTGCTTGGTAACAAGGCTAATTTGTAG
- the MIH1 gene encoding m-phase inducer phosphatase (EggNog:ENOG503NX7V; COG:D; BUSCO:EOG09262FE3), producing the protein MGNKSLMSPNANIFADKAAKRDRPLSSFLDTPTDHISVFLQKSHQEVDDEGTEEEDDDETHPDTPINNRKNRMVITSPLVSRKPFRNLSNLMNMNIDSVKKRFSSTKRFIKRSKDEDSDSVVHDVDQADRGISVQADLDDLDANTTVSTIDDLEVALDIDDLDDFPKPQAPAPPGLSLRRFHSMYQTTKEKDVVLQDDNSLLKHSNIKYFTVESDLVPRIDSASFCDLINNKYTHQFDEIIVVDCRFDYEYEGGHIKNAINISDKQDLETRFIAQDSEYRSSQRYLIVFHCEFSIFRGPTMASHLRKTDRILNLNNYPHLSYPDILILDGGYKKFYESFKMYCEPQNYVEMKDTNHVKKCSSDLDKFRSFSKLKEHNRSNSYTTITLHSENLKILKRQKSSSFTRPADLQLNRSSTFSYSNELIQQEEFLPPVTKFSRFNGSSNSINSLNSSLSELSTFSSNDSADSVSISNSPILEMNEFFGSSASPTAATTSSSISSLNLGLSQHKKKKSVTAMSSSKTIASDFKFPSLSGFHTSAFSNTQTSSPFNKKNLSISTGVLSTASSSVGSNNTITLSLHNKNTSITSPIISSPLSNMTPTPTPMSTIGTSISHHNRATSIIDPINDTPVDFQVPYYKKSSNGPSQYLDT; encoded by the coding sequence ATGGGCAATAAATCCTTAATGTCACCTAATGCTAATATTTTTGCAGATAAGGCCGCTAAGCGAGATCGGCCTCTAAGTAGTTTCCTTGATACTCCGACCGACCACATCAGTGTTTTTCTCCAGAAACTGCACCAAGaggttgatgatgaaggaaccgaagaagaagacgatgacgaAACCCACCCCGATACTCCCATCAACAACAGAAAGAACCGCATGGTAATCACATCGCCATTGGTGTCGCGTAAGCCGTTCCGcaacttgtccaacttgatgaacatGAACATCGACTCGGTGAAGAAACGCTTTAGTTCAACAAAACGGTTCATCAAACGGTCCAAGGACGAGGATAGTGACAGCGTGGTCCATGACGTGGACCAAGCAGACAGGGGAATTCTGGTACAGGCTGATCTCGACGATCTCGATGCAAATACCACCGTGTCCACCATTGACGACCTCGAAGTCGCTTTGGACATCGACGACCTCGATGACTTCCCCAAACCCCAGGCACCCGCTCCCCCAGGCCTTTCCCTCCGCCGGTTCCATTCGATGTACCAAACCACCAAGGAAAAAGACGTGGTTCTCCAAGACGATAACTCGCTTCTCAAACACTCCAACATAAAATATTTCACGGTCGAGTCCGACCTCGTCCCAAGAATCGATCTGGCATCGTTCTGtgatctcatcaacaacaagtacaCCCACCAATTTGATGAGATTATCGTGGTCGACTGCCGGTTCGACTACGAGTACGAAGGAGGCCATATCAAAAATGCCATCAACATCTCTGACAAGCAGGACTTGGAAACCCGGTTCATTGCTCAAGACTCCGAATACAGGTCCAGCCAGCGATACTTGATTGTGTTCCACTGCGAGTTCAGCATTTTCAGAGGGCCTACTATGGCGTCCCATTTGAGAAAAACCGATagaatcttgaacttgaacaactaTCCTCACTTGAGCTACCCTGAtatcttgattttggatggaGGTTATAAGAAGTTTTATGAGTCCTTCAAAATGTACTGTGAGCCTCAGAACTATGTGGAGATGAAGGATACTAATCATGTCAAGAAGTGTTCGAGCGACCTAGATAAGTTCAGatctttctccaagttgaaagaacaCAACCGGTCAAACAGTTATACCACCATTACTTTGCATTCagagaacttgaaaatcttgaagagaCAGAAGTCCAGCAGCTTCACCCGCCCGGCGGACCTTCAACTCAATAGGTCTTCGACTTTTTCCTACTCAAACGAGTTGATCCAACAGGAAGAGTTCTTGCCTCCCGtcaccaagttctccaGGTTCAACGGATCTTCGAACTCgatcaactccttgaacAGCTCATTGTCGGAGTTGTCGACATTTTCATCCAACGACTCTGCCGACTCGGTTTCAATCTCCAATAGTCCAattttggagatgaacGAGTTTTTTGGGTCAAGTGCTTCCCCAACCGCCGCAACCACCTCGTCTTCCATCTCgtctttgaacttgggTTTGTCCCAAcacaagaaaaagaagtcGGTCACAGCGATGTCCAGCTCCAAGACTATTGCTTCCGACTTTAAGTTCCCAAGCTTAAGTGGGTTCCATACCTCTGCATTCTCCAACACCCAAACCAGTTCAcctttcaacaagaaaaactTGTCGATTAGCACAGGGGTTCTTTCTACTGCTAGCAGCTCTGTTGGCTCTAATAATACCATTACCCTTTCACTTCACAACAAGAACACTTCCATCACTTCCCCCATCATCAGTTCACCTTTATCTAATATGACCCCTACCCCCACCCCCATGTCCACCATTGGTACCTCTATAAGCCATCATAATCGGGCCACTTCAATCATCGATCCTATTAATGATACCCCAGTTGATTTCCAGGTACCATATTATAAGAAATCATCTAATGGCCCTCTGCAATATTTGGATACTTAG